One window of the Babesia microti strain RI chromosome IV, complete genome genome contains the following:
- a CDS encoding hypothetical protein (overlaps_old_locusTagID:BBM_III05195), translating to MSTHVSHISSHHPSTHAHTSDLLYPPSHKASTHASTYKPSSHKQSSHISSLKASKHHPSTHASTRASSHRLPSQNASVNHSVHPSMYSMQDFGEDSELYEPTPVEDQELLADNCYDNYQLMISVFLKLSKEFEKISDEVDECIKMAQKAFEMVDFTQYDDPAQYDEPLQLEEDPFGDSASEVPMKSSVRFSYKNIIHDDPNIAPSCIPLSSTNQTMSYNPSSASFGRALSQPISLSADRISNASMLTKNPSIARSIMTAKSFGGEKSVASLNKSIAASIISGKSLAETSRTISKKVLEDNKSVLSSKSNNRSDVQSFAAGSMSNKSAARSRMSHATLANPSIAGSIARSRVSHATLANPSIARSNSKSRVSHATLANPSIARSNSKSRVSHATLANPSIAGSVKGNSLKARSMLGSEIMPKSMSEKSVVVEEPMSIHQSLSEKENPQGSLSLGRSMMSGIKSIMTQGKSMVMGQSGSFASQTKGSDCNSVRESKMTMRSQNSKASAKSGFGASLGSKSGLGQENPNGTPSMMSRIKSFFSRASTQNNEQEIEDDEHIDPLAVQQRFVDLWERIIGKLLVTSNQFKALSDMTKDPAIVPNDAFEVPIMELPTHADGQPLSADELIHALHNTMIPQKQNQSKVHSLIINVIVAHCEIRNAERFLQQLSEKMEIQPKRLKSLSAKRIERTKMIVKQCGDELVSTDSHYENYINSYYEALERDYPPALGTLEDPPLKHSPTCPSQIEAQELAIYEIRDQYIREKISTFDDLVTSWLLDYTNICREAGEQMTVQDENLGQD from the exons ATGTCGACCCATGTATCTCACATTTCATCACATCACCCTTCAACCCATGCACATACCAGCGATTTGCTATATCCGCCATCGCATAAAGCATCTACCCATGCTTCAACCTATAAGCCATCAAGTCACAAACAGTCATCTCACATTTCAAGCCTTAAGGCCTCAAAACATCACCCATCCACTCATGCATCAACACGCGCGTCTAGTCATAGACTCCCAAGTCAAAATGCGTCGGTGAATCATTCAGTCCACCCTTCTATGTATTCAATGCAAGATTTTGGTGAAGATAGCGAATTATATGAACCTACACCTGTGGAAGACCAGGAATTACTCGCAGATAACTGCTACGATAATTACCAACTGATGATTTCTGTATTTTTGAAGTTGTCCAAAGagtttgaaaaaatatcagATGAAGTTGATGAATGCATTAAAATGGCACAGAAGGCATTTGAAATGGTAGATTTCACACAGTACGATGACCCGGCACAATATGACGAGCCTCTACAGTTGGAAGAGGACCCTTTTGGTGATAGTGCATCTGAAGTGCCAATGAAATCGTCGGTACGATTTTCCTACAAGAACATTATACACGATGACCCCAATATAGCGCCTTCATGTATACCCTTATCATCGACCAACCAGACAATGTCTTACAATCCATCATCAGCCTCATTTGGCCGGGCACTCTCTCAGCCAATATCTCTATCGGCTGATAGAATTTCCAATGCATCAATGCTTACAAAGAACCCTTCAATTGCCAGATCTATAATGACTGCCAAATCATTTGGGGGAGAGAAATCGGTGGCGTCCCTAAATAAATCTATTGCTGCTTCTATTATATCTGGCAAGTCACTAGCTGAGACAAGTAGGACTATTTCTAAAAAAGTGCTTGAAGATAACAAGTCAGTATTGTCCAGTAAATCAAACAATAGATCAGATGTCCAATCTTTTGCTGCTGGATCGATGTCAAACAAATCAGCAGCAAGATCCCGCATGTCACATGCTACATTGGCTAACCCTTCTATTGCCGGGTCCATTGCAAGATCCCGTGTATCACATGCTACATTGGCTAACCCTTCTATTGCCAGGTCTAATTCAAAATCCCGTGTATCACATGCTACATTGGCTAACCCTTCTATTGCCAGGTCTAATTCAAAATCCCGTGTATCAC ATGCTACATTGGCTAATCCTTCTATTGCTGGGTCCGTTAAGGGGAATAGTCTGAAGGCCAGATCCATGCTAGGTAGCGAGATTATGCCAAAGTCTATGTCTGAAAAGTCAGTGGTGGTTGAGGAGCCCATGTCAATCCATCAATCTCTCTCAGAAAAGGAAAATCCGCAGGGAAGTTTGTCTTTGGGCAGATCAATGATGTCTGGAATTAAATCTATTATGACTCAAGGCAAATCGATGGTTATGGGCCAATCTGGATCTTTTGCCAGTCAGACCAAAGGCTCTGACTGTAATTCTGTAAGGGAATCAAAGATGACCATGAGGTCTCAAAACTCCAAGGCCAGTGCCAAATCTGGATTTGGCGCAAGTTTGGGTTCAAAAAGTGGATTGGGGCAAGAAAATCCGAATGGAACGCCTTCGATGATGTCGCgcataaaatcattttttagcCGTGCTTCCACTCAGAACAACGAACAGGAGATTGAAGATGATGAACATATAGACCCGTTGGCTGTACAACAAAGATTCGTGGATTTGTGGGAGAGGATAATAGGTAAACTGTTGGTTACCAGCAATCAATTTAAGGCACTTAGTGATATGACAAAGGATCCGGCGATAGTCCCTAATGATGCGTTTGAAGTCCCTATTATGGAACTTCCAACCCACGCGGATGGGCAACCATTAAGCGCAGATGAGCTTATACATGCACTGCATAACACAATGATCCCGCAAAAACAAAACCAATCAAAAGTACATTCCTTGATAATAAACGTAATTGTGGCACATTGTGAAATTAGGAATGCTGAGCGTTTTCTCCAACAGCTGAGCGAAAAGATGGAAATTCAACCCAAACGCTTGAAATCTTTATCCGCCAAGAGAATTGAAAGAACAAAAATGATTGTAAAGCAGTGTGGCGATGAACTTGTGTCAACTGATTCTCATTATGAGAACTATATTAACTCTTACTATGAGGCGCTAGAACGGGACTACCCCCCTGCCTTAGGGACATTGGAAGATCCGCCGCTGAAGCATTCGCCCACTTGCCCTTCTCAGATTGAGGCGCAGGAATTGGCCATATACGAGATACGCGACCAGTACATAAGGGAGAAGATAAGCACTTTTGACGATCTTGTCACCAGCTGGCTTCTGGACTATACTAACATTTGCAGGGAGGCTGGGGAGCAAATGACGGTTCAGGATGAGAATTTGGGCCAAGATTGA
- a CDS encoding hypothetical protein (overlaps_old_locusTagID:BBM_III05200), protein MDSLISCALFLHEQLLLIQNLESKPPLDTRNTINDNADTEISKLLKISSSLNKIIFSKRKNNKVDFGKVVAPEYNLENLGLSAETIRFLRQSNTSIGD, encoded by the coding sequence ATGGATAGTCTCATATCTTGTGCACTATTTCTACATGAACAGTTGTTActaattcaaaatttagaATCTAAACCACCTTTAGACACTAGAAATACTATAAATGACAATGCAGATACtgaaatatcaaaattattaaaaatatcctCATCActcaataaaataatattttccaaGAGGAAAAATAATAAGGTCGACTTTGGTAAAGTTGTGGCTCCtgaatataatttggaaaatttaGGGCTATCGGCGGAGACTATTAGGTTCCTTAGGCAATCTAATACCTCAATAGGTgactaa